The Diabrotica virgifera virgifera chromosome 10, PGI_DIABVI_V3a genome has a window encoding:
- the LOC114325433 gene encoding protein immune deficiency, whose protein sequence is MSSSEEQRQDDITTDALPNPRYGQKDKKIIEEEITYKVDLEEDNPEFQEVRKSNLTSFNTRTKRNNGGKKFSPSTASATVINISHSKDIHVGNKNTYNFSGNEKNKKADIPETSAIRSLKASTQSLSRYDLQFAATHMNSEWKDVARACDIEEGQISQFIADHHIYGTKEVIYQVLLDWFQNDPKGATVGTLCTILWNNNQKDVVLKWTHRRD, encoded by the exons ATGTCCAGTTCAGAAGAACAACGTCAAGATGACATTACAACTGATGCTTTGCCAAATCCTAGATATGGTCAGAAAGATAAGAAAATAATAGAGGAGGAAATTACTTATAAAGTAGATCTAGAGGAAGATAATCCTGAATTTCAAGAAGTTCGTAAAAGTAATTTAACTAGTTTTAATACAAGAACGAAGAGAAACAATGGAGGAAAAAAATTTAGTCCATCTACAG CTTCAGCCACTGTAATAAACATATCACACTCGAAAGACATACATGTAGGAAACAAAAACACATACAATTTCAgtggaaatgaaaaaaataaaaaggctgaCATCCCTGAGACTTCTGCCATTAGATCTTTGAAGGCTAGTACACAATCTTTATCAAGATATGATTTACAATTTGCTGCTACTCATATGAACTCCGAATGGAAAGATGTAGCAAGAGCTTGTGATATTGAAGAAGGGCAAATTTCTCAGTTTATTGCAGACCATCATATATATGGTACTAAAGAA GTTATATATCAAGTGTTGCTGGATTGGTTTCAGAATGATCCTAAAGGAGCAACCGTTGGTACACTGTGCACTATTTTGTGGAACAATAACCAAAAAGATGTTGTTTTAAAATGGACTCACAGAAGAGATTAG